In Phyllobacterium zundukense, the following are encoded in one genomic region:
- a CDS encoding TrbG/VirB9 family P-type conjugative transfer protein: protein MKRTSLVCFILAFSLCDASAELVAQPGRSDPRVRNVPYSAEQVVVVTGTYGLITTILFGADEEILTVTAGDTISWQIVVAANRKALTLKPTEKDAPTNMSVITSKRTYSFELQVNTTNSKREQTYKVRFTYPEEAGLRGTAEMWRQAEQATKSPNLKNIRRDKVNFDYGFKGGDAAKPTWVFDDGIKTFMKFTGDVPAIFTVDGKRRESLINYRREGDYIVIDAVSRQWTLRYGTETDTCLFNLRTVPADVLAPIEGAVAPRRIGAGTPPQSSSNQSVR, encoded by the coding sequence ATGAAGCGAACCAGTCTTGTATGTTTCATCCTGGCTTTTAGTCTGTGCGACGCTTCTGCCGAACTGGTCGCTCAGCCCGGGCGCTCCGATCCGCGGGTTCGCAACGTTCCCTATTCAGCCGAACAGGTGGTCGTGGTGACAGGAACGTACGGCCTGATCACTACGATACTTTTTGGTGCCGACGAGGAAATATTGACCGTAACGGCAGGCGATACGATCTCGTGGCAGATCGTCGTTGCCGCCAACAGGAAGGCATTGACCCTCAAGCCGACCGAAAAGGATGCGCCGACCAATATGTCGGTCATCACGTCGAAACGCACTTATTCCTTTGAGTTGCAGGTCAATACGACGAATTCGAAGCGAGAACAGACCTACAAGGTGCGATTCACGTATCCTGAGGAAGCCGGCTTGCGTGGTACCGCCGAAATGTGGCGTCAGGCCGAGCAGGCGACGAAGAGCCCGAACCTGAAGAACATTCGCCGGGACAAGGTGAATTTCGATTATGGTTTCAAAGGCGGCGACGCTGCCAAGCCGACTTGGGTCTTCGACGACGGTATCAAGACCTTCATGAAATTCACAGGAGATGTCCCCGCAATTTTTACCGTGGACGGGAAACGGCGCGAAAGCCTGATCAATTACAGACGTGAAGGCGATTACATCGTCATCGATGCCGTCTCCCGTCAGTGGACGCTTCGTTATGGAACCGAGACGGACACCTGCCTGTTCAATTTGCGCACGGTGCCGGCTGATGTGCTTGCGCCGATTGAGGGCGCTGTCGCGCCACGGCGGATTGGAGCGGGAACGCCCCCTCAATCATCCTCTAATCAAAGTGTCAGGTGA
- a CDS encoding conjugal transfer protein, producing MRRILSALAILGLMGTAVHAQVPVTDAANIKESMQIKELSRQIQSDTSIVKDNTTKTFKAITGDRTQDASQFSNLATGQGFSMGQAPDFASILQGNQSSFGGIGGVFQNNAAQLINGLNLVKSLVDQFEGGATANSKSYDQAVLTLTTMTALTDAMNSSAKQRTNSFQDATKQIGRAQDLKGALEQNTQMVLQGNQTTNEAVGSLNNQVHLLSEQQRAGVAAMSERNKALAPISVSGSGRQPQGNDVRSQLKAFQEQQSQ from the coding sequence ATGAGACGTATTTTGAGTGCCTTGGCTATTCTCGGCCTGATGGGAACCGCAGTACATGCGCAGGTTCCTGTGACTGATGCCGCGAACATCAAGGAGTCAATGCAGATCAAGGAACTGTCCCGGCAGATTCAGTCGGACACCTCGATTGTGAAGGACAATACGACAAAGACCTTCAAGGCGATCACAGGTGATCGCACACAGGATGCATCGCAGTTCTCGAATCTCGCAACCGGTCAAGGGTTCTCGATGGGCCAAGCCCCGGATTTTGCATCCATCCTGCAGGGGAACCAGTCGTCATTCGGCGGCATTGGCGGCGTGTTCCAGAACAATGCCGCGCAACTGATCAATGGGCTCAATCTGGTGAAATCGCTTGTCGATCAGTTTGAGGGCGGCGCTACGGCCAATAGCAAGAGCTATGACCAGGCGGTGCTGACGCTGACAACGATGACGGCGTTGACGGATGCCATGAATTCATCGGCAAAGCAGCGGACGAATTCATTCCAGGATGCAACGAAACAGATTGGGCGGGCTCAAGACTTGAAGGGCGCTCTTGAGCAAAACACGCAAATGGTTTTGCAGGGAAATCAGACGACGAATGAAGCGGTGGGATCCCTGAACAATCAGGTTCATTTGCTCTCGGAACAGCAACGAGCTGGCGTTGCTGCAATGTCAGAGCGTAACAAGGCGCTGGCTCCCATCAGCGTGTCTGGCTCAGGCAGGCAGCCGCAAGGCAATGATGTCAGATCGCAGCTGAAGGCATTTCAGGAGCAGCAAAGTCAATAA
- a CDS encoding CopG family ribbon-helix-helix protein translates to METKVLTAHIPLPLAEKVDQLATRLERSRGWIVKQALAAWIDQEEERRRLTLEALSDVDVGRVVDHHAVQAWADSLDTDAPLPVPR, encoded by the coding sequence ATGGAAACCAAAGTGTTGACCGCGCATATACCGCTGCCGCTTGCGGAGAAAGTGGACCAACTGGCCACTCGTCTCGAACGCTCGCGAGGCTGGATCGTCAAGCAAGCCCTAGCTGCCTGGATCGATCAGGAAGAAGAACGGCGGCGCCTGACGCTTGAAGCGCTGTCTGATGTGGATGTCGGTCGCGTCGTCGATCATCATGCCGTGCAGGCGTGGGCAGATAGTCTTGACACCGATGCACCACTACCTGTCCCACGTTGA
- a CDS encoding lytic transglycosylase domain-containing protein gives MHTTYAQVPVIDGSRENTQQQTKNWYTRYTQDMRKLKSGSGGVTDSFVPGQESGSPDACSDAGMGGVSSVTGNSNVPQSRQEVADMVKRIAQEEGVDPHFALAIAQQESRFNQNARSPVGAIGVMQLMPGTAQELGVNPYDTEGNIRGGVRYLKQNVNKFGGRMDLTAAAYNAGPNRQSLREGRVPNIPETQDYVRKVSANYNSFKAKNGDLGPSGSETPQTVSGNGYGGCGEQLKKAWDRNTEAQQARAQVINDLVKKSLEANQKYNQASLEGVRSMSNSIKGADSSNQNPGFGAMTPLEIQCPPGVLNLGSTRCYSMPTVMSKDQVREWLAQLQRQAQASNGVATFDVQEGNTGGLVTIVETRPQG, from the coding sequence GTGCATACAACCTATGCGCAGGTGCCGGTCATTGACGGTTCTCGGGAGAACACCCAGCAGCAGACGAAGAATTGGTACACCCGCTACACCCAAGACATGCGCAAACTCAAAAGCGGTTCTGGCGGTGTGACGGACAGTTTCGTCCCTGGTCAAGAATCGGGTTCGCCTGACGCCTGTTCTGATGCCGGCATGGGCGGTGTTTCCTCTGTTACCGGCAATTCGAACGTACCGCAAAGCCGGCAGGAAGTAGCTGATATGGTAAAGCGAATTGCACAGGAAGAAGGCGTTGATCCACATTTTGCTTTGGCGATCGCGCAGCAGGAATCGCGGTTCAACCAGAATGCCCGCTCTCCCGTCGGTGCAATCGGCGTCATGCAATTGATGCCCGGAACGGCGCAGGAATTGGGCGTTAACCCCTATGATACCGAGGGCAATATTCGTGGCGGCGTGCGTTACCTGAAGCAGAATGTGAACAAGTTCGGCGGACGCATGGATCTTACGGCAGCCGCTTACAATGCCGGCCCCAACCGGCAATCCCTGCGTGAAGGCCGTGTCCCGAATATTCCGGAAACGCAGGATTACGTGCGCAAAGTCTCGGCGAATTACAATTCATTCAAGGCAAAGAATGGTGATTTGGGACCAAGCGGATCGGAAACACCTCAGACCGTTTCCGGCAACGGCTATGGCGGTTGCGGCGAACAGCTGAAAAAGGCCTGGGATCGTAACACCGAAGCCCAACAGGCGCGCGCGCAAGTCATCAACGATCTGGTCAAGAAATCGCTCGAGGCAAATCAAAAATACAATCAAGCGTCACTTGAAGGGGTGCGCAGCATGTCGAACAGCATCAAGGGTGCGGATAGCAGCAACCAGAACCCCGGGTTCGGCGCAATGACACCCCTCGAAATTCAGTGTCCGCCGGGTGTGCTTAATCTCGGATCAACGCGCTGCTATTCCATGCCGACGGTTATGTCGAAAGACCAGGTGCGTGAATGGCTGGCTCAGTTGCAACGCCAGGCGCAGGCAAGCAACGGCGTTGCGACTTTCGATGTGCAGGAAGGTAATACGGGCGGGTTGGTTACGATCGTCGAAACGCGGCCGCAGGGTTGA
- a CDS encoding type IV secretion system protein produces MDLLVTFYGDAMTFFDRVNGESIGRAWGVLAENRQLVTLLFTLFISLYFLGVALGYTRGSIQDAAVSALKVVLAYSLITSWPDFNDLIGEVLIKGPEQIGTAIASKMGGIDIANNGMAGLVKNVAVKSYNFASDIMRANDSWVSLNIVGLLAMSVMLIGLIPLLLILTGVTLFGKFITAIMLAIGPFAIMAYFYSQTRFVFESWLKGLAFGFFMMLFTYVILGLSFSFLDQIMGAIGGIDYDNTGVIAKVVALACYLLLIGFFVYRVPDFARTFAFGTALGIGGIGGGGAMGVAQGAVATALAAKTVGASMAAGAGTMGRGVAQGARAATTFSRQLTARVRGRNG; encoded by the coding sequence ATGGACCTGCTCGTTACATTCTACGGTGATGCGATGACTTTTTTTGACAGGGTCAACGGCGAAAGTATCGGCCGTGCCTGGGGCGTACTTGCGGAAAATCGCCAACTGGTCACGTTGCTTTTTACGTTGTTTATTTCGCTTTATTTTCTAGGCGTCGCGCTCGGTTATACGCGCGGTAGCATTCAGGATGCGGCCGTTTCGGCTCTAAAGGTCGTGCTTGCATATTCGCTGATTACGTCGTGGCCAGATTTTAACGATCTTATCGGTGAAGTGCTTATCAAAGGGCCGGAGCAGATCGGAACGGCTATCGCATCGAAAATGGGCGGCATCGACATCGCAAACAATGGGATGGCTGGTCTCGTCAAAAATGTAGCGGTGAAGAGCTACAATTTCGCATCCGATATTATGCGGGCAAACGACTCATGGGTCTCACTGAACATCGTCGGCCTGTTGGCTATGTCGGTCATGCTGATCGGATTGATACCACTTTTGCTTATTTTGACCGGGGTCACTTTGTTTGGGAAATTCATTACCGCAATCATGCTTGCTATCGGGCCATTTGCCATCATGGCGTACTTTTATTCTCAAACTCGATTTGTATTTGAATCGTGGCTGAAGGGACTGGCTTTCGGTTTTTTCATGATGCTCTTCACCTATGTCATCTTGGGTCTGTCATTCTCGTTCCTCGATCAGATCATGGGGGCGATTGGCGGCATCGATTATGACAACACCGGCGTTATCGCCAAGGTTGTCGCTTTGGCCTGCTATTTGCTGCTGATCGGATTCTTTGTCTACAGGGTGCCGGATTTTGCGCGGACGTTTGCTTTTGGCACTGCACTCGGTATTGGCGGAATAGGTGGCGGTGGCGCGATGGGGGTCGCTCAAGGCGCCGTCGCCACGGCCTTGGCGGCAAAAACCGTCGGTGCTTCCATGGCGGCTGGAGCAGGGACAATGGGCAGAGGTGTCGCACAAGGTGCCCGGGCTGCAACCACGTTTTCTCGACAGCTGACCGCGCGCGTCCGGGGACGCAATGGGTAG
- a CDS encoding virB8 family protein, with protein sequence MANNADLEAMYRQGETWQSRNSRLKGIITVILLGVAIAGWILAGIMAFTISQMFPLVKSEVVPLIVDKNTGYMETVTTLDQSREKVTQQQAVRAAFVGNYVLRREIYDPRYVADNYDMVGLWSDPNGSAFKAYEELMNPANPQGPIAMIGTDGEIRPEILSVNPLNANTMSVRFETKERVKGGTVVNRWSATIRYRQLQLPASNRVRLFNPLGFVVTDYVKVPESMPSGLGQ encoded by the coding sequence GTGGCCAACAATGCGGATTTAGAGGCGATGTATAGGCAAGGCGAGACGTGGCAGTCGCGCAATAGTCGCCTGAAAGGAATAATCACCGTAATTCTGCTTGGCGTGGCGATCGCGGGCTGGATTTTAGCGGGCATCATGGCTTTCACGATTTCACAGATGTTTCCCTTGGTGAAATCGGAAGTGGTGCCGCTCATTGTCGATAAGAACACCGGCTACATGGAGACGGTGACAACCCTCGATCAAAGCCGCGAAAAGGTAACGCAACAGCAAGCCGTGCGTGCAGCTTTTGTGGGCAATTACGTCTTGCGGCGTGAGATCTATGATCCTCGCTATGTAGCCGATAATTACGACATGGTTGGGCTGTGGTCAGATCCGAATGGTTCAGCCTTTAAAGCATACGAAGAGCTCATGAACCCTGCCAATCCACAAGGACCAATTGCCATGATCGGCACTGATGGCGAAATCCGGCCTGAAATCCTTTCGGTCAATCCCCTGAACGCCAACACCATGAGTGTGCGGTTCGAAACCAAAGAACGGGTCAAGGGCGGCACTGTCGTCAATCGATGGTCGGCAACGATCCGTTATAGGCAGTTGCAGTTGCCGGCATCCAATCGCGTCAGGCTGTTCAATCCGCTTGGATTTGTCGTTACCGATTATGTGAAAGTGCCTGAAAGCATGCCAAGTGGGCTTGGTCAATGA